Genomic segment of Streptomyces sp. NA02950:
CCGCGGGCGCGGACGCGGTACTGGCCGCGTCGGTCTTCCACTTTGGCGATCTGCGGATCAGTCAGGTGAAGGACGCACTGCGGGCGGCGGGGCACCCGGTGCGCTGAGGCGTCAGCGGCGCGACCGCCGCTTCAGCATCTCCATGAGCTTGGTGGCGTTCTTGGTCAGCAGATGGTCGTCACCGAGCGTTCGGTGGCACCGCTCATAGGTGTCCCGTGACAGGGCGCGGGCGTCCCTGCGCCGCCCGAGGCTGGCGAGGCCGTCCGAGAGGAGGGCCGCGGTGTTGAGCGTATTGGGGTGGTCGTCGCCCAGGGTGGCGCGGCTGCGGTCGAAGGACTCCTGGAGCAGGGTCGTGGCCTGCATGTTCTGACCGAGGGCGAGCAGTGTGGCGCCCAGCAGCTGGGTGCCGACGAGCGTGGAGACGTGGTCGGCGCCCAGCGTGGTGCGGCTGCGGTCGAGTGTGCTCTGGAGCAGTGTCCGGGCCTGGACGTGGTGGCCCAGATAGCTCATGGTGCTGGCCACACACTGGCTCGCGTGCAGGGTCATGGGGTGGTCCTCGCCGAGGACGGTGCGGCTGCGGTCGAGTACGTCCTGGAGCATGGCCTGTGCCTGCGAGTGCTTCTCGAGGTGGTTGAGGGTCATGGCGAGGGAGCAGACACAGAACAGCGTGTCGGGGTGGTCGTCCCCCAGGGCGGCGCGGCTGCGGTCGACGATCTCGGTAAGGATGACGCGTGCTTCCTTGTGCCGGCCGAGGAACCCGATGGCGCCCGCGTGGAGTTGGACGGAGCCGAAGATCCTCGGGTGATGGTCTCCCAGGGTGCGGCGAAATGCGTGCAGGGTCTCCGTGATCAGTGCCCTGGCCTCTTCGAACCGTCCCAGGTTCCCCAGGGTGATCGCCAGGGCCTCGCTGGCGTCGAGGGTCCGCTCATGCTCATCACTGAGCGCGTTCCGGCTGAGCTCGACCACGTCCTCGATCACACGGAGAGCCTGCCGGTACCGTCCCAGGTAGTTCAGGGCGCCGGAGAGCAGGGTGCCGACGGCCACGGAGTCCGGGTGGTCCGGGCCGAGTTCGGCCGACCACCGCCGGTGCAGTGTCTCGGCGGCTTCATGCGCGGCCGGTCCGGTGCCCCGGAAGAACAGGTACTGCGTCGCGTGGAGGGAGAGCCGGCGCATGGCCTCGTCGTGTGTCCATGCCTCGCTCAGGGCCAGCACATGGGGCAGCAGCCCGGCCCATTCCTGCCAGCTCACCGGGCTCCTGCCGTCATCGGCCGGTCGTACGCTGACGATGAGGTCCTTGGCGTGGGCACGGGCGTCGGCGGCGGAGTCGTTCCGCAGGATGGCGGCGGTGAGCCGGTGGACCGTCAACCCGCCCTTCCGGAAACGCACCAGCCCCAGCCGGGCCATCGCGCCGATGGTGTCGGCCACCGCCACGGGATCCCCGGCGAGGGGCTCCAGCGGGGGAGGAAGCCTGACGCCCTCCTTGGTGATCCAGGTGTCCAGGGGGATCGGCTCCGGGGCCAGGAAGGCGCAGATGCGGAGGAGTTCCGAGGCCACGGGATGGATGCGGGCGAGATGGCCCCAGGAGATCCGTACCGCGGCGCCGAGCGACGTGTGCTGGTAGGTGGTGGCGGTGTGGTGATCGAGGAGGCGGCTCGTCGCCGCGAGGTCGTTGAGGTAGGTCTCGGCGGAGAGGCCCGAGGTGGCCATCAGGCTGCCCGCCTGGGAGAGGGCCAGCGGCAGGTCCCCCAGGGCCTCGGCGAGCCGGTCCGCCTCGCCCTCCGGCAACTCGGGCACATATCCGGCCAGCAGGGCCCGTGACTCGTCGCGCGCGAAGAGGCCCAGGTCCACCGGGGCCGCGAGACTGTGCCAGCCGGGGTCGCGCGAGGTGATCAGCACATGGCCGTCACCCTCCGGCAGCAGAGTCCGGAACGTCTCCGGGTCCTCGGCGTTGTCGAAGACGAGCAGCCAGCGGCCGTGGGTGCGCAGATACTGACGGGCGCTCTGCGCCGCGTCCGCCACCGGCATGGTGGTGGGCACCACCCTCAGGGCGTGCGCCAGATCCGCGAGCTGGCTGTCGAGGGTGACGGTCTGTTCGGCGTCGAGCCACCACACCGTGTCGTACTGCGAGGCGAAGCGGTGGCAGTACTCCAGCGCCGTCTGGGTCTTGCCCACGCCGCCCATGCCGTGCAGCGCCTGACCGGACGACCGGGACCGGAACGTCGTCCGGATGTGGTCCAGCACTTCGTCCCGCCCGGTGAACAGCGGAAGCCGCGGCGGGACGTGTGACGCCTTCGGCTGGGCAGCCGGCAGCCTCGGAACGTCCGCGGCCGCTTCCGGGACCACCGGGGTGGCGGACGCCGCCCCGGGGAAGCCCGGCCTGGTCTCCGGCGCCTCCGGCCCTCCGACCGCGCGCAGCAGCTCCGCCAGTGCCTCTTCCTCGCCCTTGCCGTGCAGGATCCCCGCCTTGATGGGCCGGAGCAACGCGGGGATCCGGCTCTTCTCCAACTCGGCCACGTGCAGCGGGACGAAGTCGCGCGGTCCGCGCTCCCGGTCGTCGTAGGCGGCGGTCCACTCGTCCCAGGTGTACCGGCGGCGCTCGAAGTACGACGGCGACAGCAGCGCGAGGAACCGGTCGGCACGGGTGAGGGCATCGCTCATCCGCACGGTGGTGTTGTCACCCGCCCGCCAGTGCCAGTGGTCGAACTCGATGCTGAATCCGTGTTGCTGGAGGTGATAGGCCACCCATTCGGCCCAGGCCCGCTCCACCCCCGCATAGCTGATGAAGAAATCAACTTTCTCCGGAGCGTCCGACACCGTCTCCATCTGCCCCCCCCGCACCATGTCTTTCTGCACTCCAGTATGGCTCGCGGAGAGCCATTACACTCTCGTCGGTGACAAGCGAAACGGAACCGCCGGCGCTGCTCACCGCCCAGCCGACGCCCAGTCAGGACCAGGTCAAACACCTGGAGTTCATCCAGGCCGTCGTCACCCGGCTCGGCAACAACTCCTTCCTCCTCAAGGGCTGGTGCCTGACCCTGGCGGCCGGACTGCTGGCGTTCGCCGCCGAGGGATCGCGGGTGTCCGTGGCCGTGACGGCCTTTGTGCCGCTGCTGGCGTTCTGGCTGCTGGACGGCTACTTCCTCTGGCAGGAACGGCTGTTCCGCAACCTCTACGACCAGGTCCGCAAACCGGCCGGGGGAGGGGTGGAGCCGTTCGCCATGAACCCGCGCCCCTACGCGGCCGGGACGCGGTGGCGGCAGGCCGCCTGCTCAGTCACCCTCGCGCTGTTCTACGGCGGGATGGCCGTCGCCCACCTCGCCGTGCTGGTCGCGGTCCTCCTCGCCTGAGGTCCGCAGCGCGCCGCGCAGCCGGTCGGCCAGCCCGTCCAGCGCGGCGGGGGCCATCGCCCGCTGGGGCGGCCAGATCGGGCCCATCCGGTCGCCCTCGTTACGGGGGACGACATGGATGTGCAGATGCATCACGCTCTGCGTCGCCACCGCCCCCACGGAGGTGATGATG
This window contains:
- the fxsT gene encoding FxSxx-COOH system tetratricopeptide repeat protein produces the protein METVSDAPEKVDFFISYAGVERAWAEWVAYHLQQHGFSIEFDHWHWRAGDNTTVRMSDALTRADRFLALLSPSYFERRRYTWDEWTAAYDDRERGPRDFVPLHVAELEKSRIPALLRPIKAGILHGKGEEEALAELLRAVGGPEAPETRPGFPGAASATPVVPEAAADVPRLPAAQPKASHVPPRLPLFTGRDEVLDHIRTTFRSRSSGQALHGMGGVGKTQTALEYCHRFASQYDTVWWLDAEQTVTLDSQLADLAHALRVVPTTMPVADAAQSARQYLRTHGRWLLVFDNAEDPETFRTLLPEGDGHVLITSRDPGWHSLAAPVDLGLFARDESRALLAGYVPELPEGEADRLAEALGDLPLALSQAGSLMATSGLSAETYLNDLAATSRLLDHHTATTYQHTSLGAAVRISWGHLARIHPVASELLRICAFLAPEPIPLDTWITKEGVRLPPPLEPLAGDPVAVADTIGAMARLGLVRFRKGGLTVHRLTAAILRNDSAADARAHAKDLIVSVRPADDGRSPVSWQEWAGLLPHVLALSEAWTHDEAMRRLSLHATQYLFFRGTGPAAHEAAETLHRRWSAELGPDHPDSVAVGTLLSGALNYLGRYRQALRVIEDVVELSRNALSDEHERTLDASEALAITLGNLGRFEEARALITETLHAFRRTLGDHHPRIFGSVQLHAGAIGFLGRHKEARVILTEIVDRSRAALGDDHPDTLFCVCSLAMTLNHLEKHSQAQAMLQDVLDRSRTVLGEDHPMTLHASQCVASTMSYLGHHVQARTLLQSTLDRSRTTLGADHVSTLVGTQLLGATLLALGQNMQATTLLQESFDRSRATLGDDHPNTLNTAALLSDGLASLGRRRDARALSRDTYERCHRTLGDDHLLTKNATKLMEMLKRRSRR